DNA sequence from the Malus domestica chromosome 06, GDT2T_hap1 genome:
tactctatgatatgattaagaatctttggccaaagtatgaatgagatttaggaaagcgttccaaatcacattcaaggtaatcatataagcacacgaatcacattggatagtagacatgaataaataaactatcaaaccaaacaatgtggtcaagagtattgtattagagaaagaccgtattgcatttgtaatcctaaactgaataggttctccacctcttctgattagcttgggtaaccatgatatgctgctaggtgtcactcatggtttgtggaagccctaaacgtgtgtaatcactaaagggagaattgaaagtaagtttcaattcacaatcgatttgaaagagttttaatcgcccattgcctcgctaaaaggaacttaatggatcgtacaccgtgtaaggtgaagattgaagaaacaatggagatgagtaagaatgattaaatggtttaattatttattaatggcaaggattaattaatatgttaattaatcaaacgaataagttcgttaaagacctcgggatagtttttggaccttaaggcccaatgggcttcgaacgtcaagcccattgacttaagttgtatgacaacttaatgactaaatattcacaagggcccaaacaacccaaatacaccctaaggccggccatattgttaagggtagtgaacttggacttatttacaagtttgccactcaaatgaataaaggtataaatatgactttatagccaaaattcatttagggtttgttttggagaaaattggagagaacatgtctctccatttctctctaaagaagccggccccttggagggtgcatctagcaatcccactactccaaggtcactcatttcttctccaatctaaccttggtgaagagacttagaggttctcaattttgggaacttggagaaaccttttcatccatccaaatccatagatttaagatgcaaggaatgaaggccctctctttgggtgattagcctttgcttatgcaaagaggaatctacaagggtataaatctcaactcactttgttttgagttgattaatggttcaccaatctactaggctttgaatttcatgggtaatgttttgtttttgaatgcatgcaagcatgattccgctttttaattgttaattgcatgctatagatgttattcaaatgaacatgttttcacaaaatcatcttTCACAATTGGTGTCTTATAAGCTGTCCTATATGCCCACAAAGCATCAGTAAGCTttaagctccaatcctttcgAGATGAACTGACAGTTTTCTCAAGAATCCTCTTGAGCTCACGATTAGATACTTCAACTTGTCCAGATGTCTGTGGATGGTATGGGGTGGCTATGCGATGGTGAATATGATATTTGGCACAAAGGGCAACCATGGTGCGGTTTAAGAAATGCGTACCTTCATCACTGATGATAGCACGAGGTACTCCAAATCGGGGAAAAATAGTATTCTGCAAGAAACCTAACACCACAGAACTTTTGCATGTTGGAGAAGCTATGGCCTCCACCCACTTAGAGACATAATCAACCGCCACCAAGATGTAAAGATTGCCATGTGAAGAAGGGAAAGGTCCCATGAAGtctataccccaaacatcaaatagtTCAATCACCAAAATACTTTGTTGGGGCATCTCATTTCTCTGAGAAAGATTTCCAACTCTTTGACACTTATCGCAAGCCTGGCAGCATAGGTATGCATCTTTGAATAAAGATGGCCAAAAGAAACCACTCTGTAAGATCTTGGCCGCTGTCCTTCTTGGTCCAAaatgaccaccacatgcatagtGGTGAGCAAACTTCAAAATGCTTTCTTGTTCTTCTAAGGGGACACACCAACAAATGATTTGATCTTGGCAATGCTTGAAAAGGTATGGCTCATCCCAAAAGTAGTGTTTTACAGTGGAGAGGAACTTCTTCCTTTGTTGGTAACTGAACTCTGATGGTATTTCTCCAGATGCCAAATAATTTGCGATGTCAGCATACCATGGTACTTGATGAGTAACCGCTAGAAGTTGCTCGTCTGGAAAGCTCTCTTGCAGGGGCAATGAATCTGCCTCATCAGTGCTTGCATTTACTAATCTTGAGAGATGATCCGTCACAACATTCTCACGTCCCTTTTTATCTAGGATCTCCAAATCAAACTCTTGCAAGAGAAAGACCCATCGAATCAATCGTGGTTTGGCCTCTTTTTTAGACAATAAGTACTTGAGAGCAGAATGATCAGAATACACAATGAATTTAGCACCAATTAAGTACGATCGAAACTTTTCAAGAGCAAATACCACtgcaagtaattctttttccgtagtggcaTAATTCAGCTaagcatcattcaaagtgcggCTGACATAATATATAACATGGGGGAGCTTGTCACGTCGCTGACCAAGGACAGCACCCACAGCGTAATCGGAAGCATCgcacatgagctcaaaaggaagggtCCAATCTGGAGCTGTTATAATTGGGGCTGATGTGAGAAGAtccttcaatttgttgaaagcATCATGACAATCTGcattaaaatcaaaacaagcATCTTTAGCAAGTAAATTACAAAAAGGATGACTAATtttggaaaaatccttgatgaatcttcaATAAAAACCAGCATGTCCCAAGAAAGATCTCACATTCTTCACAGaagttggtggtggtaatttggCAATCACCTCAATCTTTGCCTTGTCGACCTCTATTCCTTTGCTTGAAATTATATGTCCTAGCACAATGCCAtgcttaaccataaaatggcatttctcccaatttaacacaagattAGTCTCCCTGCATCTTTCCAAAACCAAAGACAAGTTATCCAAACATATATCGAAAGAAttaccaaaaacagaaaagtcatccataaaaaccTCAACAATATTTTCAACCATTCCAGAAAAAATACTCATCATGCATCGTTGGAAAGTGGCAGAGGCATTgcacaatccaaatggcattcgtctgtatgcaaatgtaccaaaagggcaTGTAAACGTTGTCTTCTCTTGATCCTCAGGGgcaattggaatttggttgtacccTGAATAACCATCTAAGAAACAATAGAAAGAATGACCAGCTAGTCTCTCGAGCatctgatcaatgaatggcagcGGAAAATGATCATTTCTAGTGTTGTTATTTGGCTTTctatagtcaacacacattcgcCATCCGATGGTCATCCTTGTGGGTACAAGCTCGTtgttatcattcttcaccacagtaatACCAGTTTTCTTTAGAAGCACCTGAGTCGGGCTCACCCATTTGCTATCCGAGATTTGATAAATGATACCTGCATCAAGCAACTTCATCACCTCAACTCTTACAACTTCCTTCATGATCGGATTTAGACGTCTTTGAGCTTCAACAGTTGGTTTAGTCCCAGCCTCCATAAAAATCCTATGCATGCACAAAGCTGGACTAATGCCTTTTATGTCAGCAAGTGTCCACCCCAGAGCATCTTGATACTTGCGAAGAACTCTTAGTAATTTGTCTTCCTCCGTGTCATTAAGATCAGCAGCAATAATAACAGGCAAGGTCTCATTCACCTCGAGATGAGCATACTTAAGATGGCTCGGCAGTAGCTTGAGCTCTAACTTCGGAGCTTGCTCACTTGAAGGAAGAAGGGGCTGCTTAGGCACTCCAAGGCTTTCATAAACATGTCGCCACTTTGGTTTATGAATTAGTGCACTATCCAATGCAGCAATGACGTCCACCACATTTTCTTCCATAGATAAAGTAGCATCATGGTTGGTGAGGCAAGTTAACAGCTCATCGTTAGATGATCGTGAGGCAAAGTTTGCATGCACAATCCCATCCAAAACATCAACACGAAAACACTCTTCAAGTTCAAGAGGACGCTTGATAGCTTCAAAGAGTTTGAAAAAACTCCCCTCTTTTATGTTTGTTCTTCTGTCCATTTTTGGGATTCATAAGCCATCATATCAAATAACTCAAATGCTTCCCTTGCTGATTTTGACATTAGTGACCCTCCAGCAGATGCAATCACTTGACTCTTGGTGGTGGCATTGAGACCATCATAAAATATGttcatttgaaggttagaaTCAAACCCAGCATGAGGACATTTTGTGTACATCTCATTATACTGTTCCCAAGCTTCATGGAAAGACTCGTTTGGCTTTTGAGCGAAAGCCAatacaaggtggtgaaaacaaaggtccttggtgtttcaagcttggaactttggagcgttttaggtgtacttcgttcttgctttcaatgtctactttgttattttctaattttgttgcaattatgagtggctaaacccctatttagttagggggaagtttgaagccatgaacatgcttgagatatgaattgatttcttccaattgtgatttgataagttgtgattgcaattcaattatctattttattcataactgattcttgtatgcttattaaggatgcatacttagttttcatgcatgaattagatgctagaatataaatgagtttcacctaatcgttacaagtttatattcatgagtagtgaaggttgtttatcacaatcgcgttaattgaattcttggcaattgtatcatgcattcatagttataattgcctcgtcaacacttatgattttcattgaacgtaatgatctctgattgtatctctattatccattcatataggggacttttagagaatgatttgggttgtcgcatgcattcatccaattcaatgagtaaaggaaaatctgagggttaatttgtgcatcacgattaatctggggtgttgagcatcatagtttattgaaaagcaattggaaatcgattcatgtacaagtgtgtcatgtgtgaagaacggacctctaactaatccatccatcattttatttctcaaattcattttataatctgcctagttttataacttgcttgtttatttcaaattcatccaaatcaaaacccccattttactttcttgttccaaagtgtttaaaatatgttttgtttgtgttttagagtgttttgatttaagtcaaaacactaaattcgtccaaagttgtgttagagtcaaatctgcccagtttgtgtttttaggcagttttgattgtttttaagttattttgagtctttaaaatctgttttgagtcccttgagtctattcaaacgtttttaactttgtttttatgtttttgagtaagtttagaggttttagcaagccctcctaatccccggtttagaacgatccttacttgcatttatactacaatttgacaataagagggtttaatttgagtgcttaactttcatcgcatcaaatttttggcgccgttgccggggatcgaACCCGGGTCACCTGCTTGTCAGAAAGTGCAAATAAACTACCAAGGCCTTTTTCCTTGTTTACATCAAAGTTGGGTCAAGATTGCACTTTGTCACTTACACTAGGATCTGGAATACCTGCTGCAAAAATAGCCTCTAATCGAGACTTTGCAGCTAACGGTGCACTTTCAGTAAGCTTTGCTTCTTCCACTTCGGCTTCATGGTGCACCATTTCTCTGTTGTTATAGCTCTTAGCACTTCTCAATGTCCGTATTACTTTGCAATGTTCCATCCCTCTTGGATTTTGCTCAGATTGGCTTGGGaactttcctttctctctttcattGAACATGGTAGCAAGCTGTCCAACTTGAGTCTCTAAATTCCCCACTGATGCCGTGAGATTCTGAATGCTAGTTTGTGTGGATTGGACAAAATTGTTGGTGCTATTAGAGAGAGCAGACATATGTTGAGCTAGCTGTGACATTTGATCTTCAAGAGATggtttcttagtctcactaaTTGATTGGTAAGACTGTTGGTATTGACGTGGCTGTTGGTTGCCACCCCAACTAAGATTGGGATGGTTCTTCCACCCAGGATTATATGTATTGGAATAAGGTTCACTTCTGGGTCTAATGAAATTATTCACCATATTCACATGCTCTTGCACAAGCTCAGGGTAGCTATCCTTGTTGGGGCATTGAGTGATGTCATGTGTTGTCTCACTACAAATGATGCAAGCTTCTTGGGCATTGGGCATGGAAGAGACCTGCATTAAGGCAGCAAACTTGGCATTAAAATTCTTCTCCATTTGAGCAATTTGAGCAGAAACATTAGGAGAACTCTGAGAAATCTCAAAAACTCCCctcttttgtgtttgttctTCTGTCCATTGTTGGGATTCAGAAGCCATCATATCAAATAACTCAAATGCTTCCTTTGCTGATTTTGACATTAGTGACCCTCCAGCAGATGCATTCACTTGACTCTTGGTGGTGGCATTGAGACCATCATAAAATATGttcatttgaaggttagaaTCAAACCCAGCATGAGGACATTTTGTGTACATCTCATTATACCGTTCCCAAGCTTCATGGAAAGACTCGTTTGGCTTTTGAGCGAAAGCCAATATCTCTTTCTTGAGTGCAAGAGTcttggaagaaggaaaaaacttaTTGAGAATTTTTTCTTGCAATTCTGTACATGTTGTAATGCTATTAGCAGGCAGAGAATGCAGCCACGCCTTGGCTTTGTCCTTCAAAGAGAACAGGTACAAGCGTAACTTGATAGCTTCAGAAGAGAAACCTCTGATTATGGTGTTGTCACATGCCTCAATAAAATCAGCCAAATGCATGTTGGGATCACTGTTTGGCAACCCATGAAAGGATGGCAATATGTTGAGGATGTGAGGTTTGATTTCAAAGGTTGTCCCATCTTCCACATCTGGATATATAATGCACCTTGGCAGGCACTGCATTGATTCTCGCCGCCACTGAATTCCTTAAAGGTTGACCTGCTGCAGGTAAGGCTAGGGCCATGTGTGCAACTGGTGCCAAAGGTTGGAAAATAGATGTGCTGCTCTCAGGATCACGGAACAAATCCTTAAGAAAAGTATCACCAAGGTTGGAATCTTGTGCTAAATATTTTTCTCTAGCTAACTTCCTTGCACTTCTCTCTGGTTCAGGGTCGTAAGGAATAAGCACTTGATTTTTGGACCTTGTTCCAATCACCATATACTACACCTGAACAAACAACAGAAATATTAAgccacaataaaaataaaagtaaaataaaataaaacttaacagaaactaactaaacaacaaaaaggaaaagaaagtaagTAAACCTAGATGAATCAAAAACACAGTTTATGCAAATTGGCAACCACTAGTTAGTTAAGCAAAGACAAAAATCTCACACCACACATCCACTGCACTTAATCAAAGATTGAAactcaactaaattaattgctgttttttttattttaaagattaataaaaataagacataaacataggcataagaaaaataaacacaaaagcTCGGGAACTGTTGGCAcagtccccggcaacggcgccaatttcttgatggtgatttttaccacttgtaaaacaaaggttaaaccatagaaaattcttgcaagagaacaagtgtttgtagtatagaatgactcaagcaaggtcgatctcctcaaggactgatataaacaatttacgagtttttgtgtatttaacttatttttctctaAGAACTACACTAATTCAACAAAACTAAATACTATTGTATGTGACgtaaacaaacatttaaaaagGGAAATGGCTTATAGAAATAATGattcaactaaacaaaacaagtaaatgagaaaattcaagataaaataaatgattgaagaaaaatagattgacaatatgctagagttcaacctttaccaacaacactcctacgtaGCTCTTCCAATTGCTTAAGTAATCGAAAACAcatatgctttgaaggttgggttttccttgtgtatgttttacttgtgacattcaagttaaaacgcataccactacatgcaatttatccatgacatttggattaaatataaacataatgattcattaatcttgatgaaaatccctttgttaaaccatgtaatccctaagagtatgatatttactttaggagaaattacaatcctcaatcacaagaagcataaccaattttaacgtgacattcgttcaaaattgcatccaatgacttttctaagcatcctaatggtgatcaatcatcaagacacttagatagtttaatttagagattgaaaatatcaaagcaagcatgtaacaacacttaagcaattgaaagagaaatctacgtaatcatgttgcggctcatggcctcactctagcaaaaggaaattagttacacataattatttgaatacataagaaattatccatgaagaatcaaagaaagagaCAACCTTTTTTTTACAGAGAAGCTATTTGCCCTTCTTCCATGTGGAGTTGCGGCTCccttatttttctgctatgttGCTCCCTGCTTCTTTTGCTCCCTGCCCTCTCTATTTCTTTTTCTCCGTGTCTTTCTCCCTCtgcctttgtttttgtctttcacCTCTGCCTTTGTTTTCTTAAACAATCGGGCCATGATATGATCAAGCACCAAGGCTATAAGTGGAAGGCCAACTCATCCCACTTCCTAGTGCTCCACTTAATCCTCACTCTGCCGTGCTCCCTTCCTTCTTTTCcacatctctcttctttccCACTTCTCCTCCATGTGTTTTATTTccttgcctttaacaaaaggcaacTCTTTTCCAAGTCATTAAGGCCACAAGTGGAAGACAAGCCTCATCCCACTTCctattcttttgtttgtttttattgtttccttttctccttttgtgcttGAAATTGATCTTAAAGCAAATTTAACTGCACactaacacaaggtaaggtaaaatgcaaccattttaacacaaaaacatcacaaagactttagaaatggatggtataaatgcatgaaatatatgagtgataaCTGGGTATGACCCAATGGCAGGATGTATTGTGGGCGGCCCAGGTAGCACATAATATGAGCCATTGACTGCCCAAAGAGCCCTTGGTCCGTTAGTTCCATAAAGGCCTAATTACCTTAGGGCAAATCCCTTAGGGTAATTTTgtggttggttttttttttttagccaaaatggtcattgagatggGCATAACTTCTTACTTTGATCCTTAACAatgaaaatcaataaaagtggtccctaagTTTGTCCACCGTACATCATTTTGTTCTTTCCgtgaaaaatctgttaagttCCTCGTTAAATTGTAATGTGAATGATCACGTGACCACCTTTTTAAAGGtattttttgtcaaaccaaTCCTTCCACCTAGTGATGATATTGAAAGATTTTTCACAAAAGTACCAACATGATTTacggtggacaaactcaaggaccatttctatcaattttcattgtcaaagaccaaagtgaggagttatgccaattttagggaccatttaGGCTAAAAAGTCTTTTGTGGTCTACTCATTACGTCAAAGGTAAAACCGTCATCTTGAGCATATAGTCCATGTGTCCTTCTCTTATTAAATGTGGTTAATTTATGTCTCCACAGTTGTGATACAACCAAGCTGGAAAAGAGAACCTCTAATTATGAACACATGTCTTTATGTATCCCAGGTTTATCGTTGAAGTGTTATATTGTATAGGGGTGGCTCTAAACAACATAGTTCCTATAAGTGACAGAGCCAAAATTTTATGTGAGGCCTCTTTTAAAAGGCTTATTGAATTCAATATAGAGAACCAATACAAAATATACAAACCCTAACACTTAAGTAAGATGTAGAATAGAGGAGAAGAGTATAAAAAAACAGTTATACAGAATAAAAGAAATTTACAGACCTTATGTTATTTGTTGGAaagattaattaggaattaggGATGATAAATGTATGAAGTTTTAAGAAGGGGATAGCTCTaaaattttaggtttgattttggttattccttcataaCTTACAGGGGTGAGATTTTGATATTTATGAGCTTGGAGAACTATTCAtagcttcacttgtaaatgaggaGAATTGATCATGTTGTTTTTTTCCTAAGAGCACCGGTTGTAGAAATTATGTCATTCTCTCCTTCCGTGAGAGAGCTTTCCTTTGCTTGAGAGTtcttccccatttttttttgtgagggTTTCAATTTTGCTCAAAATCGATGGCACCAACTCTAACTTTGGCTGGGGTCAGTCGCCaatttccctttcttttcttgtctccTCTTGTCTCCTCTATTCCCTTTTTCTACAGattttcctcctcctcctcatcttgATTTCCCCTTCTATTCTGATCTTACTGACATCCCTTTTCCCCCTTCATCTAAGTTTCGATCTTCAGCCATACTTGCCTTAGAGATGGTGCATAGAATTTTGGTGTTTCAACCAACTCGGGTGTTCccaacaccaccaccttctctCTGTCATCTGCCGTGTCTGGCAGGTGTTCCATGGGCTTCTGTTTTCTTGATAGCCGACTAATTTTCTTTAGTTGGTTATCTTTACTTTGTGGCTGTCCTCAAAGAGCAGATCGGGTATGATGCGATTGGTGAGGCAATGTTCGATGGTGAGCATGGATTTGTTCAGGTCGAGATGCACTGTTTCGGCGGAGGCGGTAGTAGCGaacttcttgattttttttgtttttcggcCTCAGCTGTTTAGTTGGGCTCTTATTAGTTTGTTGTTTGGCCGGTCTTTTTGcttgtttatgtttttttgtaGTTGGACATTTCGTTTGTAAATATGTTTCTTTGTAGTTAATAATAAtttctttggaaaaaaaaatcaatgattTCACTCATACGTGGAAAACAATTATGGTGGTGAATAAAGATCGTTCTTTGTAAACCATCATATTAGTACACATCTCTTCCTGCATCATCTTCCGTGACTGTCGTTATTGCAGTTGAAAGAAACACTTTTCACTCACTTTCAGCCTTATGTCATGGTTCTATATAACTATGATATTACttgatatattttatttatttttataaagaaaTAGTCAGGAAGCCCATGTCAATCCTTTTTGCCTTGTATTTGGAATTTGAATCCCATTTTCTTAATTCATTGtttaaaggatttttttttttttatgggttgGATACATCCCTTTGATTGATTGCATTTAGTTTCTTAAAACACACCATAtctagccacttagtactacggtctaatggtattcatcttcacttgtaaatgagaggtcttacgTTCGATTTTCAGCAAAGGcgaatttaaactacattattgctagtctattgtcaggcttagcccacttcctcatcccttagtatagataacatcgtttatctaaaaaaaatacaaaatacaaaataattttatttgtaatttcgaataagatttttaatcgttctcgttacACCACGTATCATTATCTTAAAATACAATTTTTGGtgatagatttcgataagatttttaaccaatgtcatcgtgccacgtgtcattacaTTTTCAGAATCGTTGAGGATAGATTTTCGACaagatttttaaccaaacaCATCGCGCCACATGTCACAATCTGTTTACAATATTTGAGGATaaatttcgatcagatttttaatgaATGACGGCAagccacgtggcattatctacaacctaatcctttctttttcctccaTATAACCCACCATCCAACCTAAGAAATcacacaccaaaatcaaaatctctatcattattcatagtttctgcttccttcttacaatgtcttcttcaaggatgtTGTGGGAAATCGATGAGCAAGAGAAATAATTGTTTAAGCAAGCGGAAGAAATGTTCAATCTCCAGGTGGgtgaaaatgagatggaagaggatgaggatgaagagtgtagaaggagagatgacgaagcaagaaGCTAAAGAGCCTtacattcccgtcgagtcatccaagaTATGGCTCAGATTTCCAGGCCTAGCCGGTCCGCAAAcattgatagaagcaggcaacgatGAGGTACAGAtctcttggacgattattttgtccgtaacagtgcattccctaatacgtactttagacgtcgttttagaatggaacgacattttttaaacaaaatcatgattgttgtttgcaaccatgattcttaatttgtgcaaaagaaggatGTTTTTTGTGTTATGGGTCTCCTTCCTTAGCAAAATATTATTGCTAccttgcggatgcttgcatatAAAGCATCtacagaccaagtggatgagatagcgaggatggggaaatcaaccattcttgagtccctgatgaggttttgatCCGCAATTGGATCTATCTACACCACAGAGTACCTCCGGATACCAACTGAGATGGACTTGCAAAAGCTTCTGAAGACGAGCGAGATGCAcggttttcctgggatgattggaagcatcgactgtatgcactggacttggaTAAGTTATCCAAGGGCATGGCAAGGAGCTTATGGGGACAtaaaatgagcaaaaagtatcattttagAGGCGGTGgcatcatttgatacatggatttagCACACTTTTTTCGGTGTTTCGGAGGCTTAAAATGACCTCAATGTCCTTACCCAATcccagtgttcaacgatgtcctACAAGGAAAAGCACCAAGAGTCACGTATTGGGTCAACAGACATAAGTACCATGGGCCATTCTACCTAGCAGAcgacatttacccaaggtggtcatcgtttgtcaaaacagtgccatgTCCGTAAAgcgcaaaggaaaaacactttgcaagctgtcaagaggggtgTAAGAAGGATGTGGAGTGTTGTTTTGGTACCCTCCAAGCTCATTAGGCGATTATCAAGGGTGCTGCCATAATGTTTGATTTagagtcgcttcgatccatcatgatgacgtgcatcattcttcacaacatgattgtggaagatgagtacgattatgatgtCGTTAATGAATATGAGCCAAACACGATGAACTATTCCAGAACACAAATATGTTGTGCTCATGACGCTaccgaagaacccgtgcaacacgagccattaAAAAGGGATGAACATTACAATGAAAGGCTCATTCAATGATATATTGCACTTCAGGAAccatatatgcacaatgcccagcaaattgacttgatagagcaccagtgggaattgaaacaagctcaagaaacttaagttcatttagtgtgtttgtttttg
Encoded proteins:
- the LOC139196782 gene encoding uncharacterized protein, which encodes MHLADFIEACDNTIIRGFSSEAIKLRLYLFSLKDKAKAWLHSLPANSITTCTELQEKILNKFFPSSKTLALKKEILAFAQKPNESFHEAWERYNEMYTKCPHAGFDSNLQMNIFYDGLNATTKSQVNASAGGSLMSKSAKEAFELFDMMASESQQWTEEQTQKRGVFEISQSSPNVSAQIAQMEKNFNAKFAALMQVSSMPNAQEACIICSETTHDITQCPNKDSYPELVQEHVNMVNNFIRPRSEPYSNTYNPGWKNHPNLSWGGNQQPRQYQQSYQSISETKKPSLEDQMSQLAQHMSALSNSTNNFVQSTQTSIQNLTASVGNLETQVGQLATMFNEREKGKFPSQSEQNPRGMEHCKVIRTLRSAKSYNNREMVHHEAEVEEAKLTESAPLAAKSRLEAIFAAGIPDPSVSDKVQS